A genomic window from Gammaproteobacteria bacterium includes:
- the mobA gene encoding molybdenum cofactor guanylyltransferase, producing the protein MNRAHADILILAGGKARRLNGIDKGLIMLNKKPLIEHCIGRLNHNLYHNRANLIISANRNHEKYSNYAQHVVSDTIGDFSGPLAGIYTALKHLQSEYLLVIPCDMPFLPLDLYDQLKSTIHNNDACTVKHSDQIEPLLLLLKKTHIPSIANYLSDGRRSVIGWLQESHCVYAEYNDKAKHCINTWININTWQDIELAETLITEQLNVEKCLSKPKNLFLTSTL; encoded by the coding sequence GTGAATAGGGCACATGCGGACATATTGATTCTAGCTGGAGGTAAAGCACGGCGCCTAAATGGCATCGACAAGGGCTTGATAATGCTGAACAAAAAACCCTTGATTGAACATTGTATAGGACGATTGAATCACAATCTTTATCATAACAGGGCTAATCTAATCATTAGCGCCAATCGCAATCACGAGAAATATTCAAATTATGCACAACATGTTGTTAGCGACACAATCGGTGATTTTTCAGGCCCTTTAGCGGGTATCTATACAGCGTTAAAACATTTACAAAGCGAATATCTGTTAGTCATACCGTGCGATATGCCTTTTTTACCTTTAGATCTTTACGATCAATTAAAAAGCACAATACACAACAACGATGCTTGCACAGTAAAGCATTCAGACCAAATTGAGCCATTATTATTACTATTAAAGAAAACCCATATTCCTAGCATTGCAAACTATCTGAGTGATGGTCGCCGCAGTGTTATTGGTTGGCTACAAGAGAGTCATTGTGTCTATGCAGAATACAACGATAAAGCGAAGCACTGCATCAACACCTGGATTAATATCAACACTTGGCAAGATATCGAACTTGCTGAAACATTAATAACCGAACAGTTAAATGTAGAAAAATGTTTATCTAAGCCGAAGAATTTGTTCCTGACGTCCACTCTGTAA
- a CDS encoding molybdopterin molybdotransferase MoeA: MLSEHEAIKTLLDHARILVKKETVSLSDANGRVCAVNIVAPINVPSSDNSAMDGFACNSADIPSQLSVSISQRVIAGSNPAPLKPATAARIFTGASLPQGADCVVIQEDCTYDNKTVLFKVTPISSHHVRYAGEDIQQGNVVLHKGDVIGAVQIGLIASLGINTVSVYQRLRIALLTTGNELLEPGTDDADIHNESGKRYNSNRYALSALINQLRFTVTHHKIVADNLSDTENELALCSKDADVIISTGGVSVGDEDYIKTALQNIGTMYLWKIAIKPGKPLVFGAIGDTPFIGLPGNPVSALITFLIIARPFLLSCQGLNSRLTNQALVSYSVIARFSWLTKNRSEYLRVKLIHQGGQLCAQAYSSQDSGIQSSLHHSDGLVRIEAGCKIEPGDKVDYTPYSALFNLPV, from the coding sequence ATGTTATCTGAACACGAGGCGATTAAAACACTACTCGATCATGCACGAATACTCGTTAAAAAAGAAACCGTCTCGCTCAGCGATGCCAATGGTAGAGTCTGCGCAGTCAATATCGTCGCACCCATCAACGTGCCAAGCAGTGACAATAGTGCAATGGATGGCTTTGCCTGCAATAGCGCAGATATTCCATCGCAGTTATCAGTTTCTATTAGCCAACGCGTAATAGCTGGTAGTAACCCTGCACCACTTAAACCGGCAACTGCCGCGCGTATTTTTACTGGCGCAAGCCTACCCCAAGGGGCAGACTGCGTAGTGATACAAGAAGATTGTACCTACGATAATAAAACGGTTTTATTCAAGGTCACGCCAATATCTAGTCATCACGTTCGCTATGCGGGTGAAGATATACAGCAAGGCAATGTTGTATTACATAAAGGTGATGTGATTGGAGCCGTGCAAATTGGACTGATTGCCTCATTAGGCATCAATACTGTTTCTGTTTATCAACGCCTACGTATTGCGTTACTGACTACTGGCAATGAATTACTGGAACCCGGCACAGATGATGCCGACATACATAACGAAAGCGGCAAACGCTACAATTCCAACCGTTATGCCTTAAGCGCGCTTATTAACCAGCTAAGGTTTACCGTAACACACCACAAAATCGTTGCTGACAATCTGAGTGATACAGAAAATGAACTTGCGTTATGCAGCAAGGATGCCGATGTCATTATTTCAACAGGCGGTGTTTCCGTTGGTGATGAAGATTATATCAAAACGGCTTTACAAAATATTGGCACCATGTATTTATGGAAAATTGCTATAAAACCGGGGAAGCCACTAGTATTTGGTGCCATCGGTGACACACCTTTTATTGGTCTGCCCGGCAACCCGGTGTCTGCTCTGATTACATTTTTAATAATTGCACGGCCATTCTTATTATCATGTCAAGGCTTAAATAGTCGCCTAACAAATCAAGCACTAGTCAGTTATTCGGTCATCGCGAGATTTAGCTGGCTAACAAAAAATCGCAGTGAATACCTACGCGTAAAGCTAATACATCAAGGTGGACAGCTTTGTGCGCAAGCATATTCATCGCAGGATTCCGGAATTCAGTCATCGTTACATCATAGTGATGGACTTGTACGCATTGAAGCGGGGTGCAAAATCGAACCTGGTGATAAAGTCGATTACACTCCATATAGTGCTTTATTCAACCTGCCAGTATGA